CCCCTTGAGGTCAATGGATCAAATAAATCATTTTGTTGAATATTTTGCCACTGGCATCCACCCGTACCAGGTAAGTCCCCTTTGCAATCGAGACGTCTGACAGCGGAATATTGTACCTCCCGGGGGCTGAAACAGTCTGTCTGGCTGAAAATATCAACCGCCCGGTCAGGTTATAGGCCTGAACCTGGATCTGTCCCGCAGAGACAACGTCCACTTCAAATAAGCGCCTGCTCTGTATGAATCTCACAGATGCAGTTTTGATTGAAGGATAGAGTTCTTTGCCGGTAACAGAGACGGCGCCTCCACCGGTTTTGCTGAATACCACTCTGGCGCCATTCTGTATATCAACAGTATCCACAGTGCCATCGTGTTTATGGATAAGCATCTTTTCGGCATTACCCCGAAAATGCAAAAAAGCGCATAACAGAAGAACCATCGCGCAGATTCTCGGTTGCATACGTGCACACTCCTTTTTTCTCACAGGGTTTGATAACAACGTAAGGTTGACTGGTTATACAATTTAATCATGTTGACACAGGATTTACGAAAAAAATCCATATTAAAACTGTTAAAATACCGGTAAGTGATTGATGCAAAGCAAATTACAACTAATAATCCTATTTCTTTACGAAGAGTCTGAGACGTAAAAGGCTTTGCTGAAGCAGGGTTCTGATATGAGAGGGATGTGTGCAACGCTCCAGTACAAATTCTGCTGTATAAATAATGTTGCTTATACGGGGAAATTTTGGAAACCTGGATGCATCAAGATAGCGGTCCAGAGTCTGGGCGCGTTCGAATCCATCCTGATTGATATGGATTTTCCACAACCCTGACTCCTGGGCAAGCGCCAGACGATCTTTGCCAAGGGTCTCAGTCCAGCATGCCAGAGACAGCCGCATTACCTGTGCTGCAAGTGCATTGCGGTTTTCCGTGAAACTGTTTCCGGTAAATAAAGACTCCATCTCTTCAAGCAGTATATCGATTTCTTTCAGTTGCAAATCGAGGGAATGCCCGCTTTTGCAAGTCAGTGCAGGAGTTATATTTGCAAAAGTCTCGCGAAGCACATTGAGCCGGTTTCGATTACGGGATAATTCCTGGATCAGAGCCAGTGAAGGCAGTGGTTTTTCCGTTAAATCCAAATGCTGCGTTCGCAGGGATAATATCCTTATCTGCTCCTTTTTTTCTCCCAGAACCGTTGATTGTGCCCAGACGAGCCTGTACGATCCATCCGGTCTCAGAATTTGAAAAGCATCTCTTTCGGCCGTGTTCTTTCCATCAATTGTTTCCTCATCCTGAGCATCGCATTTTTTCTCATCCGTGTCATGCTGCCCGGAATTATTCCATTTATCCGAAAGTATGTTAGACGCGTTCATGCCGATTAATTCATCTACCGGGCGATCTGCGAGTTTTGCGAAAGCCTGATTACAGAATGCAATTATTTTATCTGCTTTAATTGCACAAACGGGATAATCAATAGAATGGAGCATTTCAGAAAGGCAGTTATGCCATAACTTAAGTTCAGCTTCAGCCTCCATTCGTTCTGTAAGCTGTTTTTCTAATTTATTCATAGCAGAGAGCGCTTTGTTTTTATGTATCAACTCTTCAGAGAGTTGTTCAACCTTGCTATATGCACCTGCAAACCGGTGCAAAACAATATAAGACTGAAACAAAAGCATGACCGTCAGGCTGGGCCAGAGCATGTACGGCATCGGGGTGGAAACGCCCAGGGCTTTTAAAATTTCATGTATTCCTGCAATACATATCAGCCAGGAACCTGAAGCTGCAAGTCGGGCGTTAGGCAGTTTTCTCATTACAGCCTTGAGAGTGTAATACATTGTATACATGGCAAGCGCTGCAAGAACCAGGTAATGAACCCTGTAACTTATTGCCCATCCTGCCCTGAAAGGTATTATCGCCGAAAAAGTGAAGATGACAGCTATAAACCATGTCCATTTCTCGAGTGATTTTTTCCCGCCTGCATCCGGCAATATGCGATGTAAATAGGCAATCCATAATGGCACCGATATTATCAGTGAAATCGAATCGATCCTGCCGACCAGTATATGTATAAGCCTGCTTTCGAAGTTCAGGCACCAGAAACTGCCGCACAGTCCGGCAAGGGTATTGATCGAGGCTGTGATGCAATATGCACCGAGATAGAGCGAGGGTGTCTCTTTGTGCCTGAATAAAAATATCTGAATATGATAAAGTCCAAGCACAAACAGAATTGCAATAGTCATATACAAAAAGGCGGAATAGAGAACAGATCTTTTTTTTAAGCGGTCGTAATTTCCAAGCACAATTTCTCCCAGAACTCCACCAGGAAAGGGAGAATAGTTTGATACCTGCAAAAGCAGAGTGACACTGTCTCCGGCAGTTTCCGGCAGTCTTATTATTTCCTCTCCGAGTACGCTGCCGCCATCAGGCCCCATGCTTCCGGATGAAGACAAAAGCAGCGTATCGGCCCACACTCTGTAAGCGCCTGCTATGTCGGTGAGCTTCAAACCCAGTCCCGAGAACTGTTTCAAACCGACAAGTGTCATTCTGTAAGTAGCACAGCCATCCATGGGCAGCCTGGTTTCATTGATTGTCAAACCCCACCAGGAACCGGGCAGGTTTACTAAAGAGTCTGGAGCAGGAGGCTCAGAATCGGAAAAGTCTGAAGGGGTGAGTAATCGTCCCCGGTAAAATTCCCAACTGCCGTTTAATGCAACCGTTTGGTTTTTGTTAAGGTTTTGAAAATCAATAACTTGTCGAGATGGTAAAGCCGGCGGTAATTCGGACGCCATGTTCCCGCCGGACAGCAGTACCACACATACTGCAAAGTAAAGTGTTATTTCTTTCTGAATGAAATGCATATCCGGTTTAATTGAACCATAATTCAATTCCTGATCTTTACCTGGTTATGACTCAAACCGGATGAAATCTTTGCCAAAAAAAAAGCACCCTTTGAGGCGATTTAATTCAGTATACATTAATGGTAAACAAAAATGTAAACTGATGAAAAACGCGCTCAAAAGGTGATGAAGGAAGATAGGTTCCGACAGAAAAGATCGCAAGATAAGAGATATTGGAATTACAATTGATAATCTGGTTAATTGAGGCGGATTGAGATTGATGCTTCGCAGTATATTTCTTCTTCTGATCGGGGTCGAAATCAGTATCGATGTATTTCATATGAAGATAATTATTGCATTAAGAAATAATAAGTGGGAGGTTTCCCTGCCTGCCCTGCCGTAGCTTCTTAGCGTAGGGGGATCCTGGGATATCCCCTCTGTGCTAACGTAGTTTGGTTCCCCATATAGTTCAAGACATTTCCGGAATTTCTGATTTTAGAATTTCTTGCAGGGGAAGTCTCCCCCTGCCTTCAGCCCGCAGAAGACTGCGGTCTTCCACCACCCCCTCTGTGTTGACATAGTGCAGTACCCGGCGGGGAAATGTTACATGTCGGGAAAGTTAAGCTGGCTTCTTCAGCGGCATTAATGCCACCTCTAGCCAGGCTAAGCCCGGTAAACCGGGCTTGCAAGAAAATGAAATCTCATAGTTTTCTATTTAACCCGATTTATCGGAATTTACATGCATTAGAGTGCAGTCGTTTTTTCGCACCATCGATTTATCGTTATGTTGTACTCTCGTAACTACACCTGCTCAGTCTCCTCAGCCGGTTCCTCCGAGACATCGTCCCTGATTTCCGTCAATATCGACTTCGCATCCGGAGACGGCAGTTCCTCCACCTTCCTTAAATGTCTGTCTATCGCACGTGTGCGCACATGTACTTTGTCAATAGAGCTTGACGCCTCACTGAGCTTTTTCTGGACCAGTTCCAAAGTCTTGTCATACTTTGACCACTCGGTCTTAACCGCGCCAAGCAGTTTCCAGACCTCACTTGTTCTCTCCTGTATTGCAAGCGTACGGAAACCCATCAGAAGGCTGTTAAGGATTGCCCACAGAGTCGTAGGCCCGGCGATCATCACGTGATATGTGTTCTTTACTTTTTCCACCAGACCGGCGTTGCTTATCACTTCCGCGAATAATCCCTCGACCGGAAGGTAGAGAATTCCGAAATCGGTTGTGAAAGGCGGAGCGATATATTTGGTACTGATTGCCTTTGCGCACCGTTCCACCTCCGATGCCAGGCTGCGCACCGCAGCTTCGGCACCCTCTTTATCCGCCCTCTCCCGCGCGTCGATTATTCTCTGGTAATCCTCCGCCGGAAACTTTGCATCGACAGGAAGCCATACGAATTCGCTCCTGTCACCATTACGTCCTGGAAGTTTTATCGCGAATTCCACCCGCTCTCCGGTACCGGTTGTGGATACGTTTTTCTCATACTGTTCAGGCGCAAGCACCTGCTCGAGCATCATCTCAAGCTGCACCTCGCCCCATGTACCGCGGGTTTTTACATTTGTCAAAACTTTCTTGAGATCCCCTACTCCGTTTGCAAGAGACTGCATCTCCCCCAGACCTTTTGACACCTGCTCCAGACGCTCGCTGACCAGTTTGAAAGACTCTCCAAGACGTCTCTCAAGAGTCCCCTGCAGCTTTTCATCAACTGTCTTTCTCATCTCCTCAAGCTTTGTCTCATTACCCGACTGTATCTCTTTAAGTTTTCCCTCGACAGACAGTTTCAGTTCGTTTATCTTGTTGTCGTTTGATTCCCTGAGCTGGATAAGTTTTCCCTCAAAGCTCAATAACTGCTCATTCTGCGACTGGGACATTTTTGACAACTGATTAAAGATTTCCTGCCTGAAAGTGCCATGCTGCTGCGTGAGTGCCTGACCGAAAGAATTGACAGCACCGGAGAGTTCCTCTCTGGATTGTTTAAGATCCCGCGACAAATCTCCTCTGAAATTTGAGATCTCCGCCTTTACCGCGGCCTCCACCCGTTCAAAAGCCTTTTCGATCGATTCAAAGAAGTGCTTTATTGGCCCGGGATCCACGGTAGCTTTCCGCAAAACAACTATAATAAGTATTACAGTTGTCACTACCTGAAGAGCAG
This portion of the Fibrobacter sp. genome encodes:
- a CDS encoding PAS domain-containing protein; translation: MASELPPALPSRQVIDFQNLNKNQTVALNGSWEFYRGRLLTPSDFSDSEPPAPDSLVNLPGSWWGLTINETRLPMDGCATYRMTLVGLKQFSGLGLKLTDIAGAYRVWADTLLLSSSGSMGPDGGSVLGEEIIRLPETAGDSVTLLLQVSNYSPFPGGVLGEIVLGNYDRLKKRSVLYSAFLYMTIAILFVLGLYHIQIFLFRHKETPSLYLGAYCITASINTLAGLCGSFWCLNFESRLIHILVGRIDSISLIISVPLWIAYLHRILPDAGGKKSLEKWTWFIAVIFTFSAIIPFRAGWAISYRVHYLVLAALAMYTMYYTLKAVMRKLPNARLAASGSWLICIAGIHEILKALGVSTPMPYMLWPSLTVMLLFQSYIVLHRFAGAYSKVEQLSEELIHKNKALSAMNKLEKQLTERMEAEAELKLWHNCLSEMLHSIDYPVCAIKADKIIAFCNQAFAKLADRPVDELIGMNASNILSDKWNNSGQHDTDEKKCDAQDEETIDGKNTAERDAFQILRPDGSYRLVWAQSTVLGEKKEQIRILSLRTQHLDLTEKPLPSLALIQELSRNRNRLNVLRETFANITPALTCKSGHSLDLQLKEIDILLEEMESLFTGNSFTENRNALAAQVMRLSLACWTETLGKDRLALAQESGLWKIHINQDGFERAQTLDRYLDASRFPKFPRISNIIYTAEFVLERCTHPSHIRTLLQQSLLRLRLFVKK
- a CDS encoding T9SS type A sorting domain-containing protein is translated as MQPRICAMVLLLCAFLHFRGNAEKMLIHKHDGTVDTVDIQNGARVVFSKTGGGAVSVTGKELYPSIKTASVRFIQSRRLFEVDVVSAGQIQVQAYNLTGRLIFSARQTVSAPGRYNIPLSDVSIAKGTYLVRVDASGKIFNKMIYLIH
- the rmuC gene encoding DNA recombination protein RmuC, whose product is MNTALLVTIAALQVVTTVILIIVVLRKATVDPGPIKHFFESIEKAFERVEAAVKAEISNFRGDLSRDLKQSREELSGAVNSFGQALTQQHGTFRQEIFNQLSKMSQSQNEQLLSFEGKLIQLRESNDNKINELKLSVEGKLKEIQSGNETKLEEMRKTVDEKLQGTLERRLGESFKLVSERLEQVSKGLGEMQSLANGVGDLKKVLTNVKTRGTWGEVQLEMMLEQVLAPEQYEKNVSTTGTGERVEFAIKLPGRNGDRSEFVWLPVDAKFPAEDYQRIIDARERADKEGAEAAVRSLASEVERCAKAISTKYIAPPFTTDFGILYLPVEGLFAEVISNAGLVEKVKNTYHVMIAGPTTLWAILNSLLMGFRTLAIQERTSEVWKLLGAVKTEWSKYDKTLELVQKKLSEASSSIDKVHVRTRAIDRHLRKVEELPSPDAKSILTEIRDDVSEEPAEETEQV